One window of Salegentibacter sp. Hel_I_6 genomic DNA carries:
- a CDS encoding efflux RND transporter periplasmic adaptor subunit encodes MKKKTLFIIIGIALALIVLLVVGKKAGWFGKSGNFKEVEITKIEPIDIIETVSATGKIQPEIEVKLSSEVSGEIIELPIVEGQAVEKGDLLVRVNPDIYQSNVNRAQAGLETSRANYSQSQASLKQAEANYNRNKSLFEKGVISKAEWDRIVSEYEVAQANKESAYYNMQSTAATVKEATDNLGRTNIYAPMSGTISKLDAELGERVVGTQQMAGTEILRVANLTNMEVEVDVNENDIVKVEVGDSTIVEVDAYLGKEFEGIVTEISNSADAALTTDQVTNFKVKVRILEESYTDLIEGKDENYSPFRPGMTATVDIITNRKNKIIGVPISAIVIKNDTTAGKNSNEKYEAVFLKDGEEAQLRKVTTGIQDDSNIEITEGLTEGETVITGPYNTVTKSLKEGDKVEVNNGESKS; translated from the coding sequence ATGAAAAAAAAGACTCTATTTATAATTATCGGAATTGCTCTTGCACTTATTGTACTATTGGTTGTAGGTAAAAAGGCCGGTTGGTTTGGAAAATCTGGTAATTTTAAAGAAGTAGAAATAACCAAAATTGAACCTATAGATATTATAGAAACCGTTTCGGCTACAGGAAAGATTCAACCAGAAATCGAAGTAAAATTATCTTCAGAAGTTTCTGGAGAAATAATAGAACTTCCAATTGTAGAAGGACAGGCAGTAGAAAAAGGAGATTTATTGGTTAGAGTAAATCCAGATATTTATCAATCTAATGTAAACAGAGCTCAGGCAGGATTGGAAACCTCAAGAGCTAACTATTCTCAATCTCAGGCAAGTTTAAAGCAAGCAGAAGCAAACTATAATAGAAATAAAAGCCTTTTTGAAAAAGGAGTTATTTCTAAAGCAGAGTGGGATAGAATTGTTTCTGAATATGAGGTGGCGCAGGCCAATAAAGAATCGGCTTACTACAATATGCAAAGTACCGCAGCTACCGTAAAAGAAGCAACCGATAATCTTGGAAGAACCAATATTTACGCTCCTATGAGCGGAACAATTTCAAAGCTTGATGCAGAACTTGGTGAACGTGTAGTCGGAACCCAACAAATGGCTGGTACCGAAATTTTACGAGTTGCCAATCTTACCAATATGGAAGTTGAAGTAGATGTAAACGAAAATGATATTGTAAAGGTTGAAGTTGGAGATTCTACAATTGTTGAAGTAGATGCTTATTTAGGTAAAGAATTTGAAGGAATTGTTACTGAAATATCTAACTCGGCTGATGCTGCACTAACCACAGATCAAGTAACAAACTTTAAGGTGAAAGTTCGTATTTTAGAGGAATCTTATACCGACCTTATTGAAGGAAAGGACGAAAATTATTCGCCTTTTAGACCTGGAATGACGGCTACAGTAGATATTATTACCAATAGAAAAAATAAAATAATTGGTGTTCCAATTAGTGCTATTGTGATTAAAAATGATACCACTGCTGGTAAAAATTCTAATGAAAAATACGAGGCCGTATTTTTAAAGGATGGGGAAGAAGCCCAACTTAGAAAAGTTACAACTGGAATTCAGGATGATAGTAATATTGAAATTACCGAAGGTTTAACTGAAGGTGAAACAGTAATTACCGGCCCGTACAATACGGTAACTAAAAGCCTGAAAGAAGGGGATAAGGTTGAAGTAAATAATGGGGAATCAAAATCATAA
- a CDS encoding TolC family protein, whose product MKKYSLLILFLFSALFTKAQEGKKWTLQECVNYALENNISVKQSELDVELAELGRRDAIGNFLPNVNASATNSWNTGLTQNVTTGILQTQTTRNFSAGVTASLNVFDGLRNFKQLQRAKISELASQYALDRMKDDITLFVADSYLQVLFNKQNLEVLKMQNEVTKEQMERTRELVEAGSLPQGDLLEIEATNADERQRIIVAQNNIRISLISLAQTLLIKDYENFDIVERDYSIFGTEILDNSVDDIVAQAKEERSEIKIAEANSELAQKDVEIAKGAYYPSVGAFFNYNTRESGQGRIVGAEIDPNDPTREIGVVESTGDIVVTPNTITTLGSPLPFFEQLQRNDGITYGVQVSVPIFNGLATRIQVRRSQVNAKRAEFELEQAELDLEANVYQAYVDAEGAFEAYEAALVAANAQEQAFDYSTQRFDVGISNAFEFSQAKLRYENAQSEVLRTKYDYIFKLKVLELYFGIPVTDLKF is encoded by the coding sequence ATGAAAAAATACAGCTTATTAATCCTGTTTTTATTTTCCGCTTTATTTACAAAAGCTCAGGAAGGCAAAAAATGGACACTCCAGGAGTGTGTTAATTATGCCCTGGAAAATAATATTTCAGTAAAACAAAGTGAACTCGATGTAGAGTTGGCAGAGTTAGGTAGAAGAGATGCCATTGGTAATTTTCTTCCAAACGTAAACGCTTCCGCAACCAACTCCTGGAACACGGGTCTTACCCAAAACGTAACCACCGGTATTTTACAAACGCAAACCACCAGAAACTTTTCTGCAGGGGTTACCGCAAGTCTTAATGTTTTTGACGGACTTAGGAATTTCAAGCAATTGCAACGCGCTAAAATATCTGAACTAGCCAGCCAATACGCATTGGATAGGATGAAGGATGATATTACGTTATTTGTAGCCGATTCTTATTTACAGGTGCTATTTAATAAACAAAACCTGGAAGTTCTTAAAATGCAAAATGAAGTTACCAAAGAACAAATGGAAAGAACAAGGGAGCTTGTAGAAGCTGGTTCTTTGCCTCAAGGTGATCTTCTGGAGATTGAAGCGACAAATGCAGATGAGCGTCAGCGAATAATTGTAGCTCAAAATAATATTAGGATTTCACTTATTAGTTTAGCCCAAACCTTGCTTATAAAAGATTACGAGAATTTTGATATTGTAGAAAGAGACTACAGTATTTTTGGAACCGAAATTCTTGATAATTCGGTAGATGATATTGTAGCGCAGGCGAAAGAAGAGCGTTCAGAAATTAAAATTGCTGAAGCTAATAGTGAACTTGCTCAAAAAGATGTAGAAATAGCCAAAGGAGCTTATTATCCTAGTGTAGGGGCTTTCTTCAACTATAATACAAGGGAATCTGGCCAGGGTAGAATTGTAGGCGCAGAAATAGATCCTAATGACCCTACCAGAGAAATTGGGGTTGTTGAAAGTACAGGTGATATTGTAGTAACACCAAACACTATTACAACCCTAGGAAGCCCACTTCCGTTTTTCGAACAATTACAGCGAAATGATGGTATTACTTATGGGGTGCAGGTTAGCGTTCCAATCTTTAATGGGTTAGCTACCAGAATCCAGGTTCGAAGAAGCCAGGTAAATGCCAAACGTGCTGAGTTCGAATTGGAACAGGCTGAACTGGATCTTGAAGCAAATGTATATCAGGCCTATGTAGATGCAGAAGGAGCTTTTGAGGCTTATGAAGCCGCACTGGTTGCAGCTAACGCACAGGAGCAGGCCTTTGATTATTCTACCCAGCGTTTTGATGTAGGAATTTCTAATGCTTTTGAATTTAGCCAGGCAAAACTAAGGTATGAAAATGCTCAAAGTGAAGTGCTTCGTACCAAATACGATTATATTTTTAAACTAAAAGTTCTGGAACTTTATTTTGGAATACCGGTGACCGATCTTAAATTTTAA
- a CDS encoding efflux RND transporter periplasmic adaptor subunit, translated as MKKTVTISILVLIVVVFVGALYYLFQKNQEDPTVYETEQASIETIIKKTVATGNIVPKEEVLIKPNISGIIDEIYIEAGEKVKAGDLIAKIRVIPNVNSLQSAKDAVATAKINLENEKKTFDRQKSLFEKGVISQNDFDNAEANYKRMQQNFRSAEQNFEIVQTGTTSGIGSAANTLIRSTVDGMVLDVPVRVGNQVIESNNFNDGTTLATLADVNEMIFEGKVDESEVGKIKEDLPLEVTVGAIENKTFNAVLDYIAPKGVDENGAIQFEIKGTLDKADTTFIRAGLSANASIILDRADEVLAIKEALVQFDPQSQEPFVEIQTGDQKFERRDLELGISDGIQVEVKNGISKDDKIKVWNKVKPGPEFAGR; from the coding sequence ATGAAAAAAACAGTTACCATCTCAATTTTAGTATTGATCGTCGTAGTTTTTGTTGGGGCATTATACTATTTGTTTCAAAAAAACCAGGAGGATCCTACAGTTTATGAAACCGAGCAGGCTTCCATAGAAACCATCATCAAAAAAACGGTGGCTACGGGCAATATTGTTCCAAAAGAGGAAGTACTCATCAAGCCTAATATTTCAGGAATTATAGATGAAATATATATTGAAGCCGGGGAAAAAGTTAAGGCTGGAGATCTTATTGCGAAAATTAGGGTAATTCCGAATGTGAATTCCTTGCAAAGCGCTAAAGATGCAGTAGCTACCGCTAAAATCAATTTAGAAAACGAGAAGAAAACTTTTGATAGACAAAAATCTTTGTTTGAAAAAGGAGTGATCTCTCAAAATGATTTTGATAATGCTGAAGCCAATTATAAAAGAATGCAGCAAAATTTTAGATCTGCAGAACAAAATTTTGAGATTGTACAAACTGGAACTACTAGCGGAATTGGAAGCGCAGCAAACACGCTAATTAGATCTACCGTAGATGGGATGGTACTGGATGTGCCAGTGCGTGTTGGTAACCAGGTGATAGAAAGTAACAATTTTAATGACGGTACTACTTTAGCTACTCTGGCTGATGTTAATGAAATGATTTTTGAAGGAAAAGTAGACGAAAGTGAAGTGGGGAAAATTAAGGAAGATTTGCCGCTGGAAGTAACCGTTGGTGCCATAGAAAATAAAACGTTTAATGCGGTTTTAGATTATATCGCTCCCAAAGGAGTAGATGAAAATGGAGCGATTCAGTTTGAAATAAAAGGAACTTTAGATAAGGCCGACACCACCTTTATCCGTGCCGGCTTAAGTGCCAACGCTTCAATTATTTTAGATCGTGCAGACGAAGTTTTAGCAATTAAAGAAGCCTTGGTTCAGTTTGATCCTCAAAGTCAGGAGCCTTTTGTGGAAATTCAAACCGGAGATCAAAAATTTGAAAGAAGAGATTTAGAATTAGGAATTAGCGATGGCATTCAGGTAGAAGTGAAAAATGGGATTTCTAAAGACGATAAGATCAAGGTTTGGAACAAAGTAAAACCAGGTCCTGAATTTGCCGGTAGGTAG
- a CDS encoding ABC transporter permease, which produces MFSRDKWSEIIEALSANWFRTLLTAFGVMWGIFILVILLAAGKGLENGVKQGFGGIATNTMFMWTQTPSKPYKGLPKGRRYNFKTGDVEALRENVPGLRFISPRNQLGGFGGNNNVVRGLQTGAFNVYGDYPEIIQQEPMDVTSGRFINYLDIEQKRKVAIIGDGVRRELYDKDEEVIGTYLKINGVNFMVIGTYKKKGGGGGNSEEAQKEIYVPFTAFSQAFNMGDTVGWMAITANDENSITSLKSSVLDLIKSRHSIHPDDDRAVGNFDLYEEFNKINGLFVALKAVAYFVGILVLLSGIIGISNIMLIVVKERTNEIGVRRALGATPWSIRGQILMESIFLTIISGMAGIIFATGIIAAINYALSGMDTSEMMFANPSVDLGVVLTALAILVCSGLLAGLIPAQNAIKIKPVDALRTE; this is translated from the coding sequence ATGTTTAGCAGGGATAAGTGGAGCGAAATAATTGAAGCATTAAGTGCTAACTGGTTTAGAACCTTACTCACCGCTTTTGGCGTTATGTGGGGGATTTTTATTCTGGTTATTTTACTGGCGGCCGGTAAAGGCCTTGAAAACGGCGTGAAACAGGGGTTTGGAGGGATTGCTACCAATACCATGTTTATGTGGACCCAAACTCCTTCAAAGCCTTATAAAGGCCTCCCTAAAGGACGTCGTTATAATTTTAAAACCGGAGATGTAGAAGCACTACGAGAAAATGTACCTGGCCTTCGGTTTATTTCTCCGCGTAATCAGTTAGGCGGTTTTGGCGGAAATAACAACGTGGTTCGTGGCTTGCAGACCGGGGCATTTAATGTCTATGGAGATTATCCCGAAATAATCCAGCAGGAACCTATGGATGTTACTTCCGGAAGGTTTATCAATTACCTGGATATAGAACAAAAGCGAAAAGTTGCCATTATTGGAGATGGGGTTAGGAGAGAACTCTATGATAAAGATGAAGAAGTTATAGGAACCTATCTTAAAATAAACGGGGTCAATTTTATGGTAATTGGCACCTATAAGAAAAAAGGTGGTGGAGGTGGAAATTCCGAAGAAGCTCAAAAAGAGATTTATGTTCCGTTTACTGCATTTTCGCAGGCGTTTAATATGGGAGATACTGTAGGATGGATGGCAATCACCGCTAACGATGAAAATTCTATAACGAGTCTTAAATCTAGTGTTTTGGACTTAATTAAAAGCCGTCATTCCATTCATCCGGATGACGATCGCGCCGTTGGTAATTTTGATCTATACGAAGAATTCAACAAGATAAACGGGCTGTTCGTAGCTTTAAAAGCCGTGGCTTATTTTGTGGGAATTCTGGTCTTGCTTTCCGGTATTATTGGCATTAGTAATATTATGCTGATTGTTGTAAAAGAGCGAACTAACGAAATTGGCGTAAGACGTGCCCTTGGCGCAACACCCTGGTCTATTAGAGGTCAAATTTTAATGGAGTCTATTTTTCTAACCATTATTTCAGGAATGGCCGGGATTATTTTCGCTACGGGAATAATCGCCGCAATCAATTATGCATTAAGCGGGATGGATACTTCAGAAATGATGTTTGCTAACCCAAGCGTAGATTTGGGGGTAGTGCTTACTGCATTGGCAATTTTAGTTTGTTCAGGGCTTCTAGCAGGACTTATTCCTGCACAAAATGCGATTAAAATAAAACCTGTGGACGCTCTTAGGACCGAATAA
- a CDS encoding ABC transporter permease, translating into MFDLERWEEIFDTIRKNKLRTFLTGLSVASGIFILVILLGIGQGMSNGISQEFKRDAANIMYVYTGVTSKEYKGLNPGRRIQMKNEDFNYAALKYQDDLEYKSSIYRIWNGIVNYGQESGSYRVEGVYPDYQFLENSGMINGRFVNYKDHENFEKVLVIGNKVRNDLFKDSRDPVGAYVQISGINFKVIGVYTDPGGEREESRVFMPISTAQRVFGGGNNIANMAFTLEPRESFEDALAESNQFSADIENQLKETHTIAPDDESAVSINNSLENAKRFYDLMDMIKFFFWGVGICTIIAGVVGVSNIMLIIVKERTREIGIRKALGAEPLSIVGMVLHESIFVTAIAGFIGLISSLLLLEFVGPLIETDYISNPAVNFNVAITTVFILVIAGAIAGFFPAWRAARIKPIVALRDE; encoded by the coding sequence ATGTTTGATTTAGAACGTTGGGAAGAGATTTTTGATACGATTCGTAAGAATAAATTACGAACTTTTTTAACCGGACTTTCGGTAGCTTCGGGCATCTTTATTTTGGTTATCCTTTTAGGAATAGGCCAGGGAATGAGCAATGGTATTTCGCAGGAATTCAAAAGGGACGCCGCAAATATTATGTACGTCTACACCGGTGTTACTTCTAAAGAATACAAAGGTTTGAATCCGGGTAGAAGAATTCAGATGAAAAATGAAGATTTCAACTATGCAGCTTTAAAATATCAAGACGATTTAGAATATAAATCTTCCATTTACCGTATCTGGAACGGGATAGTAAATTACGGGCAGGAATCTGGTTCCTACCGTGTAGAGGGTGTTTACCCTGATTATCAATTTTTGGAAAACAGTGGGATGATTAACGGTAGATTTGTAAACTATAAAGATCATGAAAATTTCGAAAAAGTGTTGGTGATTGGGAATAAGGTACGAAACGATCTTTTTAAAGATTCCAGAGATCCCGTTGGAGCATATGTTCAAATCTCCGGGATAAATTTTAAAGTAATAGGTGTTTATACAGATCCAGGTGGGGAAAGAGAGGAAAGTAGGGTTTTTATGCCTATTTCTACTGCCCAACGAGTGTTTGGAGGAGGGAACAATATTGCGAACATGGCATTTACTCTGGAGCCTCGTGAAAGTTTTGAAGATGCACTTGCTGAATCCAATCAATTTTCAGCAGATATAGAGAATCAACTTAAGGAAACACATACTATCGCCCCAGACGATGAAAGCGCAGTGAGTATTAATAATTCGCTGGAAAATGCCAAGCGGTTCTACGACCTAATGGACATGATTAAATTCTTCTTTTGGGGAGTGGGAATTTGTACCATAATCGCGGGGGTAGTTGGAGTGAGCAATATTATGCTCATTATTGTAAAAGAAAGAACCCGGGAAATAGGTATTCGAAAAGCCCTGGGGGCTGAGCCACTTTCAATAGTAGGAATGGTGCTTCACGAATCTATTTTTGTAACCGCTATTGCCGGTTTTATAGGTTTGATTTCAAGCTTATTGTTACTAGAATTTGTGGGGCCACTTATCGAAACTGATTATATCTCCAATCCAGCTGTAAACTTTAATGTGGCAATTACCACTGTTTTTATTTTAGTAATTGCGGGAGCCATTGCCGGATTTTTCCCAGCCTGGAGGGCTGCGCGAATTAAACCTATTGTAGCACTTAGAGACGAATAA
- a CDS encoding ABC transporter ATP-binding protein, whose product MIEIKDLHKSYKMGSNSLHVLKGINFSVAEGELVSIMGSSGSGKSTLLNILGMLDEADEGSYTLDGVPIKNLNEKIAARYRNKFLGFIFQSFNLISYKNALDNVALPLYYQGIKRGERIDKAMSYLEKVGLADWAGHLPNELSGGQKQRVAIARALASDPKVLLADEPTGALDSKTSYDVMNLIQEINDEGRTILVVTHEPDIAAMTKRIVNLKDGRIIQDTQVNQIRALQNV is encoded by the coding sequence ATGATAGAAATTAAAGATCTTCACAAATCCTATAAAATGGGTAGTAATTCACTGCACGTTTTAAAAGGAATCAATTTTAGCGTGGCCGAAGGAGAACTCGTTTCTATTATGGGCTCTTCAGGATCTGGGAAATCTACACTTTTGAATATTCTGGGCATGTTAGATGAAGCCGATGAGGGTTCTTATACCTTAGATGGCGTTCCTATTAAAAACTTAAATGAAAAAATAGCTGCCCGTTATCGCAATAAATTTCTGGGATTCATTTTCCAATCCTTCAACCTTATTTCTTATAAAAACGCCCTGGATAATGTGGCACTTCCGCTGTATTATCAAGGAATTAAACGAGGAGAGCGTATAGATAAAGCAATGTCTTATTTGGAAAAAGTTGGTCTCGCCGATTGGGCAGGGCATTTGCCAAATGAGCTTTCCGGAGGGCAAAAGCAAAGGGTAGCCATTGCTAGAGCTCTTGCCAGCGATCCAAAAGTACTTCTAGCCGATGAACCTACCGGTGCTTTAGATTCAAAAACATCTTATGACGTTATGAATCTAATTCAGGAAATTAATGATGAAGGTCGAACCATACTTGTAGTAACTCACGAACCCGATATTGCTGCAATGACAAAGAGAATCGTGAATTTAAAAGACGGTAGGATAATTCAGGATACCCAGGTTAATCAAATAAGAGCTTTGCAAAATGTTTGA
- a CDS encoding LPXTG cell wall anchor domain-containing protein, whose amino-acid sequence MKFRILFFFAFLVLLPQFAEAQCSMCRAVLESDTDQSAAEGINNGILYLMAFPYLLVGGLGYFIYRSRKKAKKSE is encoded by the coding sequence ATGAAATTCAGGATTTTATTTTTCTTTGCCTTCTTAGTTTTACTTCCGCAATTTGCAGAAGCACAGTGTTCTATGTGTAGAGCAGTTTTGGAAAGTGATACCGATCAAAGCGCAGCAGAAGGTATCAATAACGGAATTCTTTACCTCATGGCTTTTCCTTATCTACTGGTTGGCGGCTTAGGTTATTTCATTTATCGCTCTCGTAAAAAAGCTAAGAAATCTGAATAA
- a CDS encoding DUF420 domain-containing protein, protein MKTTLTKTDKIAVPVIIALSVLVPIIVLILMYLPERYNIFGAQTGTFPFFHAVLNGSTAVLLMLGYFFMNIEEYKMHRNVMITAFGLSAIFLVSYVISKISNDPVPYGGEGFLRTAYFFILITHIVLSAIIVPLVLFTMYRGLTGEYEKHAKIARWTFPIWLYVAVTGVLVYIFMWPYY, encoded by the coding sequence GTGAAAACAACGCTAACTAAAACCGATAAGATTGCGGTGCCCGTTATCATCGCTTTATCTGTGCTCGTGCCTATTATAGTGCTTATTCTTATGTACCTGCCAGAGCGGTATAATATTTTTGGCGCTCAAACCGGCACGTTTCCATTTTTTCATGCAGTCTTAAATGGTTCAACAGCCGTTTTGTTAATGCTGGGCTACTTCTTTATGAATATTGAGGAATACAAAATGCATCGAAATGTAATGATTACTGCTTTTGGGCTTTCGGCTATTTTTTTGGTAAGCTATGTGATCTCTAAAATTAGTAACGATCCTGTTCCTTATGGAGGGGAAGGCTTTTTAAGAACAGCATATTTCTTTATTCTAATTACGCACATTGTACTTTCAGCAATTATAGTTCCTTTGGTGCTTTTTACTATGTATAGGGGGTTAACGGGAGAGTATGAGAAGCACGCTAAAATTGCTCGCTGGACATTTCCTATTTGGTTATATGTAGCTGTTACCGGTGTTTTGGTTTATATTTTTATGTGGCCTTATTATTAA
- a CDS encoding SCO family protein: MKRKYSYIGLSIIILIFGIIIIPKIVETISSDEIVKSDRLNVKGAKKESDAALSYIEINGKKRKAPEFELINQEGDTITNKDYLGKVYVAEFFFTTCPTICPIMNQNLVEVQEEFQDKEDFGIASFSIDPKHDTPEVLKSYAKNYGIDHPHWNLLTGEKDAIYGLANGGFNIYAGEDSEVPGGFAHQGLFALVDKEGYIRSRQDDYGNPLIYYRGSVERNKSVVEGEEEPQIDILIEDIKKLL, from the coding sequence ATGAAAAGAAAATATTCCTATATAGGGCTTTCAATTATCATCCTGATCTTTGGAATAATCATTATTCCAAAGATCGTAGAAACTATTAGTAGTGATGAGATAGTAAAGTCGGATAGACTTAATGTAAAGGGAGCAAAAAAAGAATCTGATGCAGCCTTATCTTATATAGAGATCAATGGCAAAAAGAGAAAAGCTCCAGAATTTGAGTTGATAAATCAAGAGGGTGATACTATTACTAATAAAGATTATTTGGGTAAAGTATATGTGGCCGAATTCTTTTTCACCACCTGTCCCACTATCTGCCCAATAATGAACCAGAACCTGGTGGAAGTACAGGAAGAATTTCAGGATAAAGAAGATTTTGGGATAGCTTCTTTCAGTATAGATCCAAAACACGATACCCCGGAAGTTTTAAAATCTTATGCTAAAAACTATGGTATAGATCATCCACATTGGAATTTATTAACCGGAGAGAAAGATGCTATTTACGGTCTTGCTAATGGTGGTTTTAATATTTACGCAGGAGAAGACAGTGAAGTTCCTGGTGGTTTTGCTCACCAGGGGTTATTTGCACTGGTAGATAAAGAGGGGTATATTAGATCCCGGCAGGATGATTATGGAAATCCCCTTATTTATTACCGTGGCTCGGTAGAGCGAAATAAATCGGTGGTCGAAGGAGAGGAAGAACCACAAATTGATATTTTAATTGAGGATATTAAAAAACTACTGTGA